In the Sulfitobacter pacificus genome, one interval contains:
- a CDS encoding NUDIX hydrolase, producing the protein MSGVPKHRQTKPTKRKPQRAKRLQVAALCYKETKVGRQVLLITSRDTGRWIVPKGWPMKGKDDHEAALIEAWEEAGVSKADIEEEPMGFFEYAKGLSSGDTVPVEAQVYLTRVRDLQKTYPEVDQRTREWFSPAEAAELVDEPDLKAILRAI; encoded by the coding sequence ATGAGCGGCGTCCCGAAGCACAGGCAAACCAAGCCCACCAAGAGAAAACCGCAGCGTGCGAAGCGATTGCAGGTGGCTGCGCTGTGCTACAAAGAAACCAAGGTTGGTCGGCAGGTTTTGTTGATCACGAGCCGTGACACCGGTCGCTGGATCGTGCCCAAGGGGTGGCCGATGAAAGGCAAGGACGATCACGAGGCCGCCTTGATCGAAGCCTGGGAAGAAGCGGGCGTCAGCAAGGCGGACATCGAAGAAGAACCGATGGGTTTTTTCGAATATGCCAAAGGGTTATCTTCGGGCGATACCGTGCCTGTCGAGGCGCAGGTTTATCTGACCCGCGTGCGGGACTTGCAAAAAACCTATCCCGAAGTGGATCAGCGGACGCGGGAATGGTTCAGCCCGGCTGAAGCCGCGGAACTGGTCGATGAGCCTGATTTAAAAGCAATTTTACGCGCCATTTGA
- a CDS encoding 2-dehydropantoate 2-reductase produces the protein MENSDPHIVVAGAGSIGCFVGGLLAAAGRNVTLLARPRIAAEVRAHGLTLTDLDGMAVQVNADAIGISTDAAILARADLVLVSVKSRDTDAMGSLINTHTARGAPVISLQNGVFNGADLRRLLPARDVRAGMVPFNVVPMGQGCYHRAVEGDIVIEAGAGDLASVLTVPHLACLESREIENVQWGKFLMNLNNALNALSGLPIKVQLKDRNWRRLMADQWAEALRVIQRHGIRPASSTPVSVSLIPWVLRLPTGLFTRVAAAMLKIDPQARTSMSYDLMEGRPTEIDALQGVVVEMGQALGIATPINAMVMDVMRTAELAGEGLPNLSARALRRELQAGGAAAQPSNGA, from the coding sequence TTGGAAAATAGCGATCCGCATATCGTTGTTGCGGGTGCGGGCTCTATCGGATGTTTTGTCGGCGGGCTGTTGGCTGCGGCGGGGCGCAATGTCACGCTGTTGGCGCGCCCGCGCATTGCGGCAGAAGTGCGTGCGCATGGGTTGACGTTGACCGATCTGGACGGGATGGCGGTTCAGGTCAACGCGGATGCAATTGGCATCAGTACGGATGCAGCCATTCTGGCCCGCGCAGACCTTGTGCTGGTGAGCGTGAAATCACGTGATACCGATGCCATGGGCAGTTTGATCAACACCCATACAGCGCGTGGCGCGCCGGTGATCAGCTTGCAAAACGGCGTGTTCAACGGGGCGGACCTTCGCCGCCTGTTGCCTGCACGGGATGTGCGGGCGGGCATGGTGCCGTTTAATGTCGTGCCCATGGGGCAGGGCTGTTACCACCGCGCTGTAGAGGGGGATATCGTGATCGAAGCGGGGGCGGGTGATCTGGCCAGTGTTCTGACTGTGCCCCATCTTGCCTGCCTTGAAAGCCGCGAAATTGAGAACGTGCAATGGGGCAAGTTCTTGATGAACCTCAACAATGCCCTGAACGCGCTGAGCGGCCTGCCGATTAAAGTGCAGTTGAAAGACCGCAACTGGCGCAGACTGATGGCGGATCAATGGGCCGAGGCCTTACGCGTGATCCAGCGCCATGGCATCCGGCCTGCCTCCTCCACGCCGGTCTCTGTCTCGTTGATCCCTTGGGTGTTGCGCCTGCCGACGGGGCTGTTTACCCGTGTGGCAGCGGCGATGCTGAAGATTGACCCGCAGGCCCGGACGTCGATGTCCTATGATCTGATGGAGGGGCGACCCACAGAGATTGACGCACTTCAGGGAGTGGTGGTCGAGATGGGACAGGCGCTGGGTATAGCGACACCAATCAATGCCATGGTGATGGATGTGATGCGCACGGCGGAACTGGCAGGCGAAGGTCTGCCCAATCTGTCAGCGCGGGCCTTGCGGCGTGAGTTGCAGGCCGGTGGGGCGGCCGCGCAGCCGTCAAATGGCGCGTAA
- the argF gene encoding ornithine carbamoyltransferase, giving the protein MTHFLDIHTTPETDLRGIIDSAITIKNARHGRPKGAPDDDQPLKDHMVALIFEKPSTRTRVSFDVGVRQMGGQTMVLSGADMQLGHGETIADTARVLSRYVDLIMIRTFEEQTLLDMAEYASVPVINGLTNRSHPCQIMADIMTFEEHNGPIKGKKVVWSGDGNNVFASFAHAAKQFDFELVFTGPTPLDPEPALQGLYTTERNPDIAVQGADLVVTDTWVSMHDPQSARERRHNQLRGYQVNEALMAKAKPDALFMHCLPAHREDEATSAVMDGPNSVIFDEAENRLHAQKAVMRYCLGK; this is encoded by the coding sequence ATGACCCATTTTCTTGACATTCACACGACCCCCGAAACCGACCTGCGCGGGATCATCGACTCCGCCATCACCATAAAGAACGCGCGCCATGGCCGCCCCAAGGGCGCACCGGACGATGATCAGCCGCTAAAAGACCATATGGTCGCACTGATCTTTGAAAAACCTTCCACCCGTACCCGTGTCAGCTTTGACGTGGGGGTGCGCCAGATGGGGGGGCAGACCATGGTGCTGTCAGGGGCAGACATGCAACTTGGCCATGGGGAAACCATCGCGGATACCGCCCGCGTGTTGTCGCGCTATGTCGATCTGATCATGATCCGCACCTTTGAGGAACAGACTTTGCTGGATATGGCCGAATATGCCAGCGTGCCGGTGATCAACGGGCTGACCAACCGCAGCCACCCGTGCCAGATCATGGCGGATATCATGACCTTTGAGGAACATAACGGCCCGATCAAAGGCAAGAAGGTGGTCTGGTCCGGTGACGGCAACAATGTTTTTGCCAGCTTTGCTCATGCGGCCAAACAATTCGATTTCGAACTGGTCTTTACCGGCCCGACACCGCTGGACCCTGAACCTGCGTTGCAGGGGCTTTATACAACCGAGCGTAACCCCGACATCGCGGTGCAGGGCGCTGATCTGGTGGTCACTGACACATGGGTGTCGATGCATGATCCGCAATCGGCCCGCGAGCGGCGCCACAACCAGCTGCGCGGTTATCAGGTAAACGAGGCGCTGATGGCCAAAGCCAAGCCGGACGCGCTGTTCATGCATTGCCTGCCTGCCCATCGCGAGGACGAGGCAACAAGCGCAGTGATGGATGGCCCCAATTCGGTAATCTTTGACGAGGCCGAAAACCGTCTTCATGCGCAAAAAGCCGTTATGCGCTACTGCCTTGGAAAATAG